A stretch of Antennarius striatus isolate MH-2024 chromosome 6, ASM4005453v1, whole genome shotgun sequence DNA encodes these proteins:
- the tlcd5a gene encoding TLC domain-containing protein 5a, which produces MTVFVVGSLLCLSFWVSLYFFFCNVNGSRSSEWNCRLVTLVHGILAVCVTAYIGYVDGPWPFAYPGTKNTSLQISALVLSLCYFIFDMAWCVYFRTEGPVMLAHHTMSILGILSTLWLGESGIEGCAVLFGSEITNPLLQARWFLKQTGNYGTWLGTIVDVLFVLLFVLMRIFVGGTMLYCELSSPRPRFFIKCGGVAMYILSWVFMIDIVRFTIRKSKKWQEQQKDLHETVSANGHGTKRE; this is translated from the exons ATGACTGTGTTTGTGGTCGGTTCGCTCCTGTGCCTGTCCTTTTGGGTGTCTCTCTACTTTTTCTTCTGTAACGTTAATGGATCCAGGAGCTCTGAGTGGAACTGTCGCCTCGTCACCCTGGTGCACGGTATCCTGGCTGTTTGCGTCACAGCATACATAGGATATGTGGATGGGCCGTGGCCGTTTGCTTACCCAG GTACTAAGAACACATCTCTGCAGATAAGTGCCCTGGTCCTGAGCCTGTGCTACTTTATTTTTGATATGGCCTGGTGTGTGTACTTCCGCACTGAGGGGCCTGTCATGTTGGCCCATCACACCATGAGCATCTTGGGAATCCTGTCAACGCTGTGGTTGGGGGAGTCTGGCATTGAAGGCTGTGCGGTCCTCTTTGGCAGTGAAATCACCAACCCCCTCTTGCAGGCACGCTGGTTCCTCAAACAGACGGGAAATTATGGGACGTGGCTGGGGACCATTGTGGACGTcctgtttgtgctgctgtttgtgcTGATGCGAATCTTTGTGGGAGGTACAATGCTGTACTGTGAGCTGAGCTCCCCAAGACCCAGATTCTTTATCAAATGTGGAGGAGTGGCCATGTACATTTTATCCTGGGTGTTCATGATAGACATTGTTCGATTTACCATTCGTAAGAGCAAGAAGTGGCAGGAGCAGCAGAAAGACCTTCATGAAACCGTGTCGGCTAATGGTCATGGAACCAAAAGGGAATGA